From the genome of Hathewaya histolytica, one region includes:
- the miaA gene encoding tRNA (adenosine(37)-N6)-dimethylallyltransferase MiaA — protein sequence MKKDLFILSGPTAIGKTDISIKLAKLLDGEIISADSMQIYKHMDIGSAKINKNDMDDIPHHLIDFVDPRREFSVSEFASLSKEKIEDIKNRGHLPMLVGGTGLYLDSLIFNYNFAESNRDEEYREYLRQLAEEKGKEHIHQMLKDVDLESYNRLSVKDLKRNIRALEVYKTTGKTIREINEERDIYDIPYNIYYYVLNMNRNNLYERINKRVDIMLEQGLIDEVKDLISMGLSEDTQSMKGIGYKEIIQYLKGKISYEEAVYLIKKGTRNYAKRQLTWFRKDKRVIWVYKDDFSSEGDIINYIYKDFLKRKIN from the coding sequence ATGAAAAAAGATTTGTTCATTTTATCTGGACCAACAGCTATTGGAAAAACAGATATATCTATAAAACTTGCAAAGCTTTTAGATGGGGAAATTATCTCAGCTGATTCTATGCAAATATATAAGCATATGGATATAGGTTCTGCTAAAATTAATAAGAATGATATGGATGACATACCACATCATTTAATTGATTTTGTAGATCCTAGAAGGGAATTCAGTGTATCAGAATTTGCAAGTCTCTCAAAAGAAAAGATAGAGGATATAAAAAACAGAGGTCATTTGCCTATGTTAGTAGGTGGAACTGGTCTATATCTTGATTCTTTAATATTTAATTATAATTTTGCAGAGAGTAATCGTGATGAAGAATATCGAGAATATCTTAGGCAATTGGCAGAGGAGAAAGGAAAAGAACATATACATCAAATGTTAAAGGACGTAGACTTGGAATCCTATAACAGACTTAGCGTAAAAGATCTTAAAAGAAATATAAGAGCTTTAGAAGTTTATAAAACTACTGGCAAAACTATACGAGAAATTAATGAAGAAAGGGATATATATGATATACCTTACAATATATATTATTATGTACTAAACATGAACCGTAATAATTTATATGAAAGAATTAATAAAAGGGTAGATATAATGTTAGAACAAGGTCTTATAGATGAAGTTAAAGATTTAATTTCCATGGGGCTAAGTGAAGATACTCAATCTATGAAAGGGATAGGGTATAAAGAAATTATACAATATCTTAAAGGTAAGATTTCATATGAAGAAGCTGTATATCTAATCAAAAAAGGAACTAGAAATTATGCTAAGAGACAGCTTACTTGGTTTAGAAAAGATAAAAGAGTTATATGGGTATATAAAGATGACTTTTCTTCAGAGGGAGATATTATAAACTATATATATAAGGATTTCTTAAAAAGAAAAATAAATTAA
- a CDS encoding tyrosine recombinase XerC has protein sequence MNKEYLDIFESNLPSILKDFLTYSLSIKGQSINSIKGYRSDLTLFFKYILMEEQKSQIKFEDIDILNIDMKKIKSITLDHLINFISFTELYLNNSNYARARKISALKSFFKYLHDIKLIIHQNPAENLEMPKIPKRHPIYLNLEESKDLLRAVKNSKDRNMERDFCIITLFLNCGLRLSELCNINISKIKDDTLKIVGKGNKERTAYLNKASLKAINEYLPIRETIIPYVPDEDKDALFISSKKRRISQRAVERLVKKYVQIANLDYTVLTPHKLRHTSATLMYKYGKVDLRSIQSLLGHESISTTEIYTHVDEEDLRDAVYANPLSKD, from the coding sequence ATGAATAAAGAGTATTTGGATATTTTTGAAAGTAACCTTCCTTCTATATTAAAAGACTTTTTAACCTACTCTCTTTCTATTAAGGGTCAATCTATTAACTCCATTAAAGGATATCGTTCTGATCTTACCTTATTCTTTAAATACATTCTAATGGAAGAACAAAAATCACAAATTAAATTTGAGGATATAGATATATTAAATATAGATATGAAAAAAATTAAGTCTATAACCTTAGATCATTTAATTAACTTCATAAGTTTTACAGAGCTTTATTTAAATAATAGTAATTATGCTAGAGCTCGTAAAATTTCGGCACTAAAGTCATTTTTTAAATATTTACATGATATTAAATTGATTATTCATCAAAACCCTGCTGAAAATTTAGAGATGCCTAAAATCCCCAAAAGGCACCCTATTTATTTAAATTTAGAGGAAAGTAAAGATCTATTAAGAGCTGTTAAGAATAGTAAAGATAGGAATATGGAGAGGGATTTTTGCATTATAACTCTTTTTTTAAATTGTGGGCTTAGACTTTCAGAACTTTGTAATATAAATATATCTAAAATAAAAGATGATACTTTAAAAATAGTAGGTAAAGGGAATAAAGAGAGAACGGCATATTTAAATAAAGCGTCTTTGAAAGCAATTAATGAATACTTACCTATAAGAGAGACTATTATCCCCTATGTACCTGATGAAGATAAAGATGCTTTATTTATTTCATCTAAAAAAAGAAGGATAAGTCAAAGAGCTGTTGAACGTTTAGTCAAAAAATATGTTCAAATAGCTAATTTAGACTACACTGTATTAACACCACATAAGCTAAGACATACATCAGCTACACTAATGTATAAGTACGGTAAAGTAGATCTTAGATCTATACAAAGTCTTTTAGGCCACGAAAGTATATCGACAACGGAAATATATACACATGTAGATGAAGAAGATTTAAGAGATGCAGTTTATGCAAATCCATTAAGCAAAGATTAA
- a CDS encoding methionine gamma-lyase family protein, producing the protein MLDQTLNTLKEFYNIDKEVISIYEQALSDTRDIFKSLDEIREYNQLKVLKAFQEERISDMHFTNSTGYGYGDIGRDTLDKVFARVFNCESALVRPHFVNGTHAIGTALLGNLKPGDTMLSVCGTPYDTLHSIIGITENSKGSLKEHGVNYRLIDLKNNKVNLEEVIKVLNNDKSITLVHIQRSTGYGWRHSLQVCEIKEIIEAVKSVREDIICFVDNCYGEFIDTIEPTDVGADLIAGSLIKNIGGGIAPTGGYIVGKESYVENASYRLTVPGIGAECGSTFGVMRTLFQGLFLASHISMEAVKGAILCSRIMELLGFEVLPKYNEKRSDIIQSIKFNDKEKLIQFCKGIQQGSPIDSFVECEPWDMPGYEDQVIMAAGAFIQGSSIELSADAPIREPYIAYLQGGLTFDHSKIGILIAIQRVLNLK; encoded by the coding sequence ATGTTAGACCAGACTTTAAATACATTAAAAGAATTTTATAATATTGATAAGGAAGTTATAAGTATATATGAACAAGCTTTAAGTGACACAAGAGATATCTTTAAATCCTTAGATGAAATTAGGGAATATAATCAATTAAAAGTTCTAAAAGCTTTTCAGGAAGAGAGAATAAGTGATATGCATTTTACTAACTCTACAGGATATGGCTACGGGGACATTGGAAGAGATACTCTTGATAAAGTCTTTGCTAGAGTATTTAACTGTGAATCTGCTTTAGTAAGACCTCACTTTGTAAATGGAACTCATGCTATAGGAACTGCACTTTTAGGTAATCTAAAGCCAGGAGATACCATGTTATCTGTTTGTGGTACTCCATACGATACATTACATAGTATTATCGGAATCACAGAAAACTCAAAAGGTTCTTTAAAGGAGCATGGAGTTAACTATAGATTAATAGATTTAAAAAACAATAAAGTCAATCTTGAAGAAGTTATAAAGGTTCTAAATAATGATAAATCTATAACTCTTGTACATATACAACGTTCTACAGGATATGGATGGAGACATTCTCTTCAAGTGTGTGAAATTAAAGAAATCATTGAGGCTGTAAAATCCGTACGTGAGGACATAATCTGCTTTGTAGACAATTGTTATGGTGAGTTTATAGATACTATAGAACCAACAGATGTAGGTGCTGACCTAATTGCAGGATCTTTAATAAAAAATATAGGCGGTGGGATAGCTCCAACAGGGGGTTATATTGTTGGAAAAGAATCTTATGTAGAAAATGCTTCTTATAGATTAACTGTTCCAGGTATTGGAGCAGAATGTGGCTCTACTTTTGGAGTTATGAGGACGTTATTCCAAGGATTGTTTTTAGCTTCTCACATATCAATGGAAGCCGTTAAAGGTGCTATATTATGCTCAAGAATTATGGAACTATTAGGTTTTGAAGTACTACCTAAATATAATGAAAAAAGAAGTGATATAATCCAATCTATTAAATTTAATGATAAAGAAAAGTTAATTCAATTTTGCAAGGGTATACAACAAGGTTCTCCTATAGATTCTTTTGTAGAATGTGAGCCATGGGATATGCCAGGATATGAAGATCAAGTAATTATGGCAGCAGGTGCATTTATTCAAGGTTCTTCTATTGAGCTTTCTGCTGATGCTCCTATTAGAGAACCTTATATTGCATATCTTCAAGGTGGACTTACCTTTGATCATTCTAAAATAGGGATTTTAATAGCAATTCAAAGAGTATTAAACTTAAAATAA
- a CDS encoding ISAs1 family transposase, whose amino-acid sequence MVQNVKLFFESILRDKITDIKVQTLTTHDKDHGRIETRKYFLVNEIAWLDNKEDWKNIQSIGMVERKRIVGDKETFERSYYITSLESIELFSNAVRQHWGIENKLHWVLDVSFNEDKCRARKDNAAENLTVLRHLALNLLRQEKTLKKSLNIKKVRCALDKKYLEKVIFDPLRGKE is encoded by the coding sequence ATTGTACAAAATGTTAAATTATTTTTTGAATCTATATTGAGAGATAAAATTACAGATATAAAAGTACAAACCCTTACTACTCATGATAAAGATCATGGGAGAATTGAAACAAGAAAATACTTTTTAGTTAATGAAATTGCATGGCTGGATAATAAAGAGGACTGGAAAAACATTCAATCCATAGGTATGGTTGAAAGAAAACGAATTGTAGGAGATAAAGAAACTTTTGAGCGAAGCTACTATATAACAAGTTTAGAGTCTATAGAGTTATTTTCAAATGCAGTTAGGCAACATTGGGGTATAGAAAATAAGCTTCATTGGGTTTTAGACGTATCTTTTAATGAAGATAAGTGTAGAGCTAGAAAAGATAATGCAGCTGAAAATTTGACTGTCTTACGACATTTAGCCTTAAATTTACTTAGACAAGAAAAAACTTTAAAGAAAAGTTTAAATATAAAAAAAGTTAGGTGTGCATTAGATAAAAAATATTTAGAAAAAGTTATCTTTGACCCTCTACGAGGTAAAGAATAA
- the hfq gene encoding RNA chaperone Hfq → MNNKLNSNLQDIFLNNARKNKIAVNIRLLNGYSLKGFVTGFDSFTVFLDCNGEQILIYKHGISTITPQKPILYNNNLNK, encoded by the coding sequence ATGAATAATAAATTAAATAGTAATTTGCAAGATATTTTCTTAAATAATGCTAGAAAGAATAAAATAGCGGTTAATATTAGATTACTCAATGGATATAGTCTAAAAGGATTTGTAACGGGTTTTGATAGTTTTACAGTATTTTTGGACTGTAATGGAGAGCAAATACTAATATATAAACATGGAATATCAACAATTACACCTCAAAAACCGATTCTATATAATAATAATCTAAATAAATAA
- the lexA gene encoding transcriptional repressor LexA, whose protein sequence is MSNKQGSKQLEIYEYIKSQIQSKGYPPSVREICKSVGLSSTSTVHGHLSRLEQKGYIRRDPTKPRAIEILKESLIKKEMVDIPIIGKVTAGQPILAVENIEDTFSLPLNYVKNNKELFMLKVSGESMIDSGILDGDYAIIEKCNVAQNNDIVVALIDNEATIKRFFKENGYYRLQPENSTMEPIIVSECSIVGKLVGIYRRY, encoded by the coding sequence ATGTCAAATAAACAAGGTAGTAAACAACTAGAGATATATGAATATATAAAATCACAAATTCAATCAAAGGGATACCCCCCTTCTGTAAGAGAAATTTGTAAGTCTGTAGGACTTAGTTCTACGTCAACAGTACATGGGCATTTGTCAAGACTTGAGCAAAAAGGTTATATAAGAAGAGATCCAACTAAGCCTAGAGCTATTGAGATATTAAAAGAGTCTTTAATAAAAAAGGAAATGGTTGATATACCTATAATCGGAAAAGTTACTGCTGGACAGCCGATTTTAGCCGTAGAAAACATAGAAGATACTTTTTCACTACCTTTAAATTATGTTAAAAATAATAAGGAATTATTTATGTTAAAGGTTTCAGGAGAAAGTATGATTGATTCAGGGATTTTAGATGGTGACTATGCCATAATTGAAAAGTGTAATGTGGCACAAAACAATGACATTGTAGTGGCTCTTATTGATAATGAAGCTACAATAAAACGTTTTTTTAAGGAAAATGGATATTACAGACTTCAACCAGAAAACTCCACTATGGAACCAATAATAGTAAGTGAATGTTCTATTGTTGGAAAACTTGTCGGCATATATAGAAGGTATTAA
- the mutS gene encoding DNA mismatch repair protein MutS, producing the protein MALTPMMTQYMSIKEGCKDCILFFRLGDFYEMFFEDAVIASRELELVLTGRDCGLEERAPMCGIPYHAANNYISRLISKGYKVAICEQVEDPSKSKGIVKRDIIRIVTPGTYTDTSFLEEGKNNFLMCIYFNKNTGEVSISSSDISTGEFYCTLGNLTHTQILDEISKFKPSEILLRKDGAEDLIENIRERFSATLTFYDEDYLEEALELDIKQKIENLKENIKDTLKSSINVLLKYINHTQKTLLSNITSIEYYQIVDYLIIDNNSRTNLELTESMKERNKKGSLLWVLDKTSTSMGARRLRKWVEQPLLNKEVVLKRQNAVEALINNVFAHEDLKEALSGIYDIERLVGKISSKNVNAKELIGLKNSICKLPSIKNILSEFESNVLKDLCNRLDTLNDIYMLLDSSIKEDAPNTLKDGNIIKDGYDDDIDTLRYARSHGKEWIANLEKEEKNITGIKSLKVGYNKVFGYYIEVTKSNLNLVPEDRYIRKQTLSNGERYITPELKEMEAKVLGAEEKLTSLEYNLFINIRDSIEKEIERMKATATIISELDCLNSLATVAKENNYVKPIINEDGIIDIKEGRHPVVEITLTGNSFVENDTCLDNEENRLLLITGPNMAGKSTFMRQVALITLMAQLGSFVPAKHANISICDRIFTRIGASDDLASGKSTFMVEMWEVANILKNATKNSLVILDEVGRGTSTHDGLSIAWAVIEHISKEDTLKCKTLFATHYHELIKLEKEIPGVKNYSIAVKKIDNEVVFLRKIIKGGTDESYGIEVAKLAGLPNDVIERAKEILITLKEDSISDTKKDESTILKDSTNCPTIKNHNNIIKETHIKKTNENDIVQISFEDIEKSEFFNEICDIDILNLTPMDGFNKLFEIIQKAKNLKES; encoded by the coding sequence GTAATAGCATCTAGAGAGTTAGAACTAGTTTTAACTGGGCGAGATTGTGGATTAGAAGAAAGAGCCCCTATGTGTGGAATACCATATCATGCAGCTAATAATTACATAAGTAGACTTATTTCAAAGGGATATAAGGTTGCTATATGTGAGCAAGTAGAGGATCCTTCTAAATCTAAAGGTATAGTCAAAAGGGATATAATAAGAATAGTAACTCCTGGTACCTATACGGATACATCTTTTCTTGAAGAAGGTAAAAATAATTTCTTAATGTGTATTTATTTTAATAAAAACACAGGAGAAGTAAGCATAAGTTCCTCAGATATTTCTACTGGTGAATTTTACTGTACCTTAGGTAATTTAACACACACTCAAATATTGGATGAGATTTCAAAATTTAAACCTTCCGAAATACTTCTTAGAAAAGACGGAGCAGAAGATTTAATAGAAAATATTAGGGAGAGATTTTCAGCTACTTTAACTTTCTATGATGAAGACTATTTAGAAGAAGCTCTTGAATTAGACATAAAACAAAAGATTGAAAATCTAAAAGAGAATATTAAAGATACTCTTAAGTCTTCTATAAATGTTTTACTTAAATATATAAATCACACACAAAAAACTCTCTTATCTAATATTACTTCTATTGAATATTATCAAATTGTAGATTATTTAATAATAGATAATAATTCTAGAACTAATTTAGAACTTACTGAAAGCATGAAGGAAAGAAATAAGAAAGGGTCTCTTTTATGGGTTTTAGATAAGACTTCAACCTCTATGGGTGCTAGAAGACTTAGAAAATGGGTTGAACAACCTTTACTTAATAAAGAAGTAGTATTAAAAAGGCAAAATGCAGTAGAAGCGCTTATAAACAATGTATTTGCCCATGAAGATTTAAAAGAAGCTTTATCAGGAATTTATGATATTGAAAGATTGGTTGGAAAGATAAGCTCTAAAAATGTTAATGCAAAGGAACTCATAGGTCTTAAAAATTCCATATGTAAGCTTCCAAGCATAAAAAACATATTAAGTGAGTTTGAAAGTAATGTTCTTAAAGATTTATGTAATAGGCTAGATACATTAAATGATATATATATGTTATTAGATAGCTCTATTAAAGAAGATGCTCCAAATACCTTAAAAGATGGTAACATAATAAAAGATGGTTACGATGATGATATAGATACCCTAAGATATGCCAGATCTCATGGTAAGGAATGGATAGCTAATTTAGAAAAAGAAGAGAAGAATATTACTGGAATAAAATCTTTAAAAGTAGGATACAATAAAGTATTTGGATATTATATAGAAGTAACTAAGAGTAATTTAAATTTAGTACCAGAAGATAGGTATATAAGAAAGCAAACTTTAAGTAATGGAGAGCGTTACATAACGCCAGAGCTTAAAGAAATGGAAGCTAAGGTTCTTGGTGCAGAGGAAAAGTTAACTTCATTGGAATATAACTTATTTATAAATATAAGAGACAGTATAGAAAAAGAAATAGAAAGAATGAAGGCAACAGCAACTATAATATCTGAACTTGATTGTTTAAATTCACTAGCTACCGTAGCAAAAGAAAATAACTATGTAAAACCTATAATAAATGAAGATGGGATAATAGATATAAAAGAGGGAAGACATCCAGTAGTTGAAATTACTCTAACAGGAAATTCTTTTGTTGAGAATGATACTTGTCTTGACAATGAAGAAAATAGGTTGTTGCTTATTACAGGTCCAAATATGGCAGGAAAATCTACTTTTATGAGGCAAGTTGCTTTAATTACCTTAATGGCTCAACTAGGAAGTTTTGTACCTGCAAAACATGCTAATATATCTATATGTGATAGAATATTTACAAGAATAGGGGCATCTGATGACTTAGCCTCTGGAAAAAGTACCTTTATGGTAGAGATGTGGGAAGTTGCAAATATACTAAAAAATGCTACTAAAAATAGTCTAGTTATATTAGATGAAGTTGGTAGAGGAACAAGTACTCACGATGGTTTAAGTATTGCTTGGGCGGTTATAGAGCATATAAGCAAAGAGGATACTTTAAAATGTAAGACCTTATTTGCAACTCACTATCACGAACTTATTAAATTAGAAAAAGAAATACCTGGAGTTAAAAATTATTCCATAGCTGTAAAGAAAATAGATAATGAAGTTGTATTCTTAAGAAAGATAATAAAAGGTGGAACTGATGAATCTTATGGTATAGAGGTTGCAAAGTTAGCTGGATTACCAAATGATGTTATAGAAAGAGCGAAAGAGATTTTAATAACATTAAAAGAAGACTCAATATCTGATACTAAAAAAGATGAATCTACAATTTTAAAGGATTCTACAAATTGCCCAACTATTAAAAATCATAATAATATAATAAAAGAAACTCATATTAAGAAGACAAATGAAAATGATATAGTACAAATTAGCTTTGAGGACATAGAAAAAAGTGAATTTTTTAATGAAATTTGTGATATAGATATTTTAAATTTAACACCTATGGATGGATTCAATAAGCTGTTTGAAATTATTCAAAAAGCTAAAAATTTAAAAGAAAGCTAG
- the purB gene encoding adenylosuccinate lyase, which produces MRNKYSTPLNSRYASPEMSYIFSDEMKFKTWRKLWLALAESEKELGLSISEEQIEELKSNLDNINYEDAEKKEKEIRHDVMSHVYAYGLQCPTAKGIIHLGATSCYVGDNTDLIVMKEALILTKKKLISVIDSLKKFALENKNIPTLGFTHFQPAQLTTVGKRATLWMEELLLDLENLDFVISNLKLRGVKGTTGTQASFMKLFNEDESKVKSLDKMVAEKMGFKDTYPVTGQTYSRKVDSIIVNTLSEIAQSAYKFSNDLRLLQSMKEIEEPFEKNQIGSSAMAYKRNPMRSERMGALARYIIVNSLNPAITSATQWFERTLDDSANKRIAIPEAFLALDGVLNLYLNVSSNLVVYTKVIEAHVNRELPFMATENIMMEAVKRGGDRQELHEKIRVHSMEAARQVKELGLENDLIQRIIEDSSFKMSKEEILGIIDPQKFVGRAPNQVEDFIENYVNPILDANKSLIGINSEINV; this is translated from the coding sequence ATGAGAAACAAGTATAGCACACCATTAAATTCAAGATATGCATCACCTGAAATGTCTTATATATTCTCTGATGAAATGAAATTTAAAACTTGGAGAAAGTTATGGCTAGCACTAGCAGAAAGTGAAAAAGAGCTAGGCCTTAGTATTTCAGAAGAGCAAATAGAGGAACTAAAAAGTAACTTAGATAATATAAATTATGAAGATGCTGAGAAAAAAGAAAAAGAGATTAGACATGACGTAATGAGTCATGTATATGCTTATGGTCTTCAATGTCCTACAGCTAAGGGAATTATACATCTAGGTGCTACTTCATGTTATGTTGGTGATAATACGGACCTTATAGTAATGAAAGAGGCTCTAATTTTAACTAAAAAGAAATTAATAAGTGTAATAGATTCTTTGAAAAAATTTGCTTTAGAAAATAAGAATATACCTACATTGGGTTTCACACATTTTCAACCTGCACAGCTTACTACTGTAGGCAAAAGGGCAACCCTATGGATGGAAGAATTATTATTAGACCTTGAAAACTTAGATTTTGTAATTTCAAATCTTAAATTAAGAGGTGTAAAAGGTACAACTGGAACACAAGCAAGCTTTATGAAGCTTTTTAATGAGGATGAGAGTAAAGTTAAATCACTAGATAAAATGGTTGCAGAAAAGATGGGATTCAAAGATACATACCCAGTAACAGGTCAAACTTATTCAAGAAAGGTAGATTCCATTATAGTAAATACCTTATCTGAAATAGCTCAAAGTGCTTATAAGTTTAGTAATGATTTAAGATTACTTCAAAGTATGAAGGAAATTGAAGAACCTTTTGAAAAAAATCAGATAGGCTCTTCAGCTATGGCATATAAACGTAATCCTATGAGAAGTGAAAGAATGGGCGCTCTTGCAAGATATATTATAGTAAATTCTTTAAATCCTGCCATAACTTCGGCAACTCAATGGTTTGAAAGAACCTTGGATGACTCTGCTAATAAGAGAATTGCTATACCAGAAGCTTTCCTTGCTCTAGATGGAGTTTTAAACCTATATCTAAATGTTTCTAGTAACCTAGTTGTTTATACTAAAGTAATAGAAGCTCATGTAAATCGTGAGTTACCTTTCATGGCTACAGAGAATATTATGATGGAAGCTGTTAAAAGGGGAGGAGATAGGCAAGAACTCCACGAGAAAATAAGAGTACACTCTATGGAAGCAGCTAGGCAAGTTAAAGAATTAGGTCTTGAAAACGATTTAATTCAAAGAATAATAGAAGATTCATCATTTAAAATGTCCAAGGAAGAAATTCTAGGTATTATAGATCCACAAAAATTCGTAGGAAGAGCTCCAAATCAGGTTGAAGATTTTATAGAAAACTATGTAAATCCAATATTAGATGCCAATAAGAGTTTAATTGGTATTAATTCGGAAATAAACGTTTAA
- the mutL gene encoding DNA mismatch repair endonuclease MutL codes for MIDKLNRINLLSEDTSNKIAAGEVVERPASAVKELIENSIDAGAKNISISIEDGGETSIIVSDDGKGIHPEDIRLAFVPHATSKIIDINDIYNITSLGFRGEALASIASVSKVSLKSRKPEFVEGKEIIIEGGNIVDFKDVGCSIGTTIEIRGLFFNVPARQKFLKSSKREAAIISDMILKIALSHSEIAFKYISNGKQVFSTSGNGDLLENIRVLYGKEVYKNVTFFEGHSDVVSVYGYIGNADISRGSRNRQSIFVNKRSINSKLITAAIENAFKSFLTVNKFPFFTILIDIYPEFVDVNVHPTKSEIKFKDERFIFKFIFDSVHHALKDSLKNSFNVTLSENKFENIYLKNHNEESTNERIQEKMDLGTDTMALESLQNNSIYYKGSKEDIFKAPKETKSSIEDEQQNLSYNTNYKAINEELTTIPIEVKKSKFPEVKIIGQFNNSYILGEAFKELYIIDQHAAHEKILFERYMEEIKNREVISQVLAFPQVQELSQEDYALYYENKEVFFNTGFNIEPFGENTISIREVPIFLGETDVNNLFNDILEDLKNMGKGEKEQVRYLKIATLACKAAVKANHNLSIEEMSHLLNELRFIDQPFTCPHGRPTIIKYTLKEVEKVFKRIQ; via the coding sequence ATGATAGATAAATTGAATAGAATTAACTTATTATCTGAAGATACATCAAATAAAATAGCTGCTGGAGAGGTTGTAGAAAGACCTGCTTCAGCAGTAAAAGAATTAATTGAAAATTCTATAGATGCAGGAGCAAAAAATATATCGATTTCAATAGAAGATGGTGGAGAAACATCCATAATAGTGTCTGACGATGGAAAAGGAATTCATCCAGAAGATATTAGGCTTGCCTTTGTTCCACATGCTACAAGTAAAATAATAGATATCAATGATATATATAACATAACTTCTCTTGGTTTTAGGGGTGAAGCCCTAGCGAGTATAGCATCTGTATCTAAGGTATCACTAAAAAGTAGGAAACCTGAATTTGTGGAAGGTAAAGAAATAATAATTGAAGGTGGGAATATAGTAGATTTTAAAGATGTAGGTTGTAGTATAGGAACTACCATTGAAATTAGAGGCTTATTTTTCAATGTACCAGCAAGACAAAAATTTTTAAAATCTTCTAAACGAGAAGCTGCTATTATATCGGATATGATTCTTAAAATAGCACTATCTCATAGTGAAATAGCCTTTAAGTATATTAGCAATGGTAAGCAGGTTTTTTCAACTAGTGGTAATGGAGATTTATTAGAAAATATAAGGGTTTTATATGGAAAAGAGGTCTATAAAAATGTAACTTTTTTTGAAGGACATAGTGATGTAGTATCTGTATATGGTTATATTGGGAATGCTGATATAAGCCGCGGTAGTAGGAATCGTCAAAGTATTTTTGTAAATAAAAGAAGTATTAACAGTAAGCTTATAACTGCAGCTATAGAAAATGCTTTTAAATCATTTTTAACAGTAAATAAATTTCCTTTCTTTACAATACTTATAGATATATATCCTGAATTTGTTGATGTAAATGTCCATCCTACAAAATCAGAAATAAAATTTAAAGACGAAAGATTTATTTTTAAATTTATCTTTGATTCCGTACATCATGCACTAAAAGACTCTTTAAAAAACTCCTTTAATGTTACTTTAAGTGAAAATAAATTTGAAAATATCTACTTAAAAAACCACAACGAAGAAAGTACTAATGAAAGAATTCAAGAAAAAATGGATTTAGGCACAGATACTATGGCACTGGAAAGTTTACAGAATAATTCTATATATTATAAAGGTAGTAAAGAAGACATTTTTAAAGCTCCCAAAGAAACTAAAAGTTCAATTGAAGATGAACAACAAAATTTAAGCTATAATACAAATTATAAAGCTATAAATGAGGAATTAACTACTATACCTATAGAAGTAAAGAAATCTAAATTTCCCGAGGTTAAAATTATAGGTCAATTTAATAATTCTTATATCTTAGGAGAAGCTTTCAAGGAATTATATATAATTGATCAACATGCAGCCCATGAGAAAATTTTATTTGAAAGATATATGGAAGAAATAAAAAATAGGGAAGTTATATCTCAAGTTTTAGCCTTTCCTCAGGTTCAAGAACTTAGTCAAGAAGATTATGCTTTATATTATGAAAATAAAGAAGTTTTTTTTAATACAGGTTTTAATATAGAGCCCTTCGGTGAAAACACTATTAGTATAAGGGAAGTTCCCATATTTTTAGGTGAAACTGATGTTAATAATCTTTTTAATGATATATTAGAAGATCTAAAAAACATGGGTAAAGGTGAGAAGGAACAAGTTAGGTATTTAAAAATAGCCACTCTCGCTTGTAAAGCAGCAGTAAAAGCAAATCATAATTTATCTATAGAAGAGATGTCTCATCTTTTAAATGAGCTTAGATTTATAGATCAACCTTTTACTTGTCCGCATGGTAGACCAACTATAATTAAATATACGTTGAAAGAAGTAGAGAAAGTATTTAAAAGAATTCAATAA